The region GGTCTCTCAGTGAAGGTTAACACTTTTTTAATACTCCTaataatgaatatttgtttAATGATGTTATAACAAATAACTGATTGTTTTCtctaattttattgttttattaaagtTCAAAGGAAGGAAGTTAAAGTTTGTATATGATCGATCGACTTTTCTAAAATAGTCAAAGTCAGAAGGTTGATAATGGTTGAACGTcctccttttattttatttatctatttattgagacacaaaaatttattttaatctaaaataattaattacttCTGCTTTGCAGGCGGAGTCAGGAGGTACGGTTTTAAGCACAAATTGGGCTGACGTCCAAAAGGGCAAAGTTGAAGTGAAGCCCCCCGATGGTATGGAATTCCGTAAGTGGGAGCAGTAATTTCTCTTCTATCTGGTCTATTTTGACGAAGTGTTATCAATCTAAATATACAATCGtgactatttcaataaaaattatgtataattgaagttgtattttgttgttttttttagcacgAATGCGATAAAAGCATTCTAACGAATAAATGGATTTTAGGCTCAAATATAAAGTTTATTGTGGAAAACAAAGCGTCTGTGTTAAGGCTTATGCTTCTGCAAACAAAAACTGGTTTCGTGTTATTTTTAGATGCAAGTTAAGTTACTTTAATTGCCAAACAAGGTGTAAACTTGTCAGGTTAGGTTGACGCTTTCctgaaattaatttgttttttttcttcaagagttTCCTAATAAACATCCCCAAAAAGCCCACCATGGCAGGGAACTCCCTTCTAAGGTGTTTTTTTCATGGGAACGATGGAAGAAATTGCCCCACGATCCCTCATTGCAGTTTCTGAACACCGTATTATGGTTAGTTGTAAAAAAGACTAGAAGGAAAAGCAACGgagttaaatttgaaaaaaatattacaagtgAAATAAGAGTTTCATCAGAATGGAATCAAATGTAGTTTATATTTATAGAAAACATGAAGAAGGGGAAAAAACATACAAGACGcttaaaactttttaagaatcatCTGAAAAGGTTAAAATGGGATATAAGAGATATTTACCACTTAATGAAAATGTTCATCAAAGGCTCAAATTTCCATATTGATGGGAACTACCTCCCTTCCTTGTTTTGGGTAGCCTTGAGCTTAGATCTGCAAGTTTTTGGTCAGAGGAAAACATATAGGATGTTAAAGTGATTGGTGCTATGTACCGAAATATTATTGCTGCGGGAAGTTAGGTTGGTAGTAAGTTGGATGTGAAATGAGGAGCTCAGAAGAATTGTATCCTGTCCCCtttatatatactaatatatacCGATACACCCTTATGTATACCCTTTATATATGCCGAAATAATATTGCTGCGAGAAGTAGGGTAAGTAGTAAGTTCGATGTGAAATGAGGAGCTCAGAAGAGTTGTCCCCtttatatatactaatatatacCGATATACccttatatatacttatatataccCTTTATTTATACCAAAATAATATTGCTGCGGGAAGTAAGGTTAGTAGTAAGCTCGATGTGAAATGAGGAGCTCAATAGAGTTATATCCTCTCCCCTTTTATATATACTGTTTCGAAGACCCTTGTCCTAAAGGACCCGGCGAAGCATAATATCAATTGATGACACATATCTATtctattatttcaaaactaacTTTGATTAAATTCCACATTAGTTTCTCTTCACTggatttttgtgattttatttGTGATGctctacaaagaaaaaaatatgcatattatAGGATGTTTTCAATCTGCTTCATTCTGGAAAATTTTATCAGTCAGTTTCTTAgttaatataaaagtttcttgttctttaagatttgaaatatatacttCAGAAGTTTGAAGAACTCTTTAGGAGAGATTGCTGGGActaatgtatataaatatgcTATAGatggtatatttttaaaaatgactaaAACAGAGATTTTCTGTCGATAAAAAAGGGTCGTACGAAAGTTTTCAATTGTCTCCTCTGCTTAAAAATGAATAGTTAAATATATCCTTTCATAAATAtctaaaaaggtgaaaaaatatcttgaatCATCCTGAGAGTGAGTTATTGTTATTTATCTACTAACGCAGATGTATCGCCGCATTTCCACTCAGTCAATAAAAATCTTGTTCTGTAGCAATTTAGAGAAAATGCGAAATAGAAGCTTAAGGAGTTTCCAAATCTTGGAGCGAAAACAACACTATTGATTGGGCTCAGAAGGGCATGGTTACAGCAAAGGCTTAGTTAGGAGATAGAGGGAACAAAACTGCAGTAGATGTGATAGAAATCTTATTAGcctaattttcataaaatacatATCTGACTGCATAGAGCCATTTTACAAATTTTGGGATCCAGAAACCAGTATACATTGCTGCGTCCATGCATTTCAGTTGTAAGTTTTTGACTCCCGTAAACAATGCAGCAACCTGGGATCTATCAAATCACTACTAAAGGCTGGGGGcggaaagaaataaaaatggggGAATCTAAATTTAGTGCGGGCACGTACACACGATGGACAGAGGGGAATGTCGAACCATTCTCgcccaaaatattcaaatttttgttattctttCCGCAATATCCTTGCGTTTCAAGTGTCATTTTGTATACACTTCCCCCCTTCATTTGGAATAAGTTCTTACTTACGTGCGTTAGTGATTTAAAATGCCTTGCTCTTTCTCGCCACCAGGAATAAAATTATGCATAAGCAGCTCTATGAGTATAATAGCTatataactaataaaattacaaagatgagataaaactcaatgaaaagacaacaaacaaGACTGCGGACAGTATAGTGAgaagatgaaagactaaaacaacgcggatatttcgcctgtatgtaAACTAGGCCTGTTCAgcacaaaagaaataaagataaaaaaaactaaaataaaactaaaagcaaataaacatcCCAAATAGCATCCGTTCTCCCAAAAGAGGTACATAAGTTATGTACCTGTTTTGGGAGAAATGCTTAAACGAATTTTACATAAACATGACATTGATATATGTTTCCAATCGGTGGGACCAATAGGTAGTTTCCTTAATTTCAGaaaggatttaacccggggaaATTTAAATAGTGAGTTGTACAAAACTCCTTGTTCTTGTCGGAAGTTTTATATTGtcagaactcaccaacaatttccTGAAAGACTTAtttgagcatcgcaactcaatagaaaaaaccgtAGAATTAAGCAGACCTTCCggaacttttgtttcggctctggctgaacatattttctttcatcctgaacattttgtacaatttgatgaggccacggctatttctaatgatagaaaTTATTCTCAGTGGgtgagggaggctatagaagctaaaaaatatatgtttactaatctttcaataaacaGAGACAcgggaaatttaaatattgacccaatttatgatcgtcttttgaaaaatgaaccaatagtcaataagggaagTGAGATTACCTACTTGACCAAAAAGAATTGCTTCAAGAATAGCAAATGGATGATTATTTCgtaacagaataattaactccatttcaatttttataattttttactcaGTTGCTTTGGTGTTCTCAccgaagtaactctaatagcttcttttctcCACGTCGATCATTTGCGACaatagtattttattaatattgatggtggttttatttgttttagtttattttagttttttacctctgTTTCttttgtgctgaagacgcctagtttacatacaggcgaaatatccgcgttgttttagtctttcatcttttcACTATgcggccgcagtctcgtttgttgtcttttcattcttttatctctttttgttgttttttgtaatgggtggccagttcggcttaagaactttcatataTAACTCATAGTTATCAAATTCTTAGCAGAAAATAACCGAAGCTAAAagactcttaaaaaagtaacaaaagagtAGAAATGACAATTTTCTTGTCATTAAGCATTGATTACCCATAACGCCCATAACAAAAACGACAATAAGTGGATTTCACGTCTGAATGTGGATAGGGGATGTGGATGTGTGATAGGGGATATGGGAGTGGGCTAATTATCCTCCTATCAATTTTGTCTCTTGAAACgggcagtagaactttcaattttcagtcgAGTGGGTTCGctccgaagtttctaagacTACCCCTTCCATGCAAAGGGGCTAGGGgaaaaatatctatataataAAACTACGTTAAAGACATATGGGTCTTTTCATTAGGCAATACTAGAGCGCTAGTTCTGGTAACTTCAAAATGCACTTATTTAAACAAACAAGGAATTAAAACGATAAATAAAGCAATACAATTATTATAGTGAAATGTTTGATTACTATTTGTCCACACTAAAGATTTGACGTGATCGGGTTCAAAATGACTTCCGTTCTATACAAGTCTAAAGATTATGCagattttcagtttatttatttcaataatattcGTTGTCCCAATTCATCCGAAGTTCTATGATACAACTATTAATGAAGTTTGGTGCCAAATTTTTTAACCAGAAAAAGATTTATAAATACTCCTtttattgacaaataaaaagatgtgttaattataaacgaagagaaattaatttaaaaaaagaaaaacttttcaaagaaaTAACATTTTCAAAGAACACAAAAGAGctacttgaaataaaaaattagcagAGAAGAAGTAAAATGATAATTCAACCGTAAATcacaataaacaaacaaataaaacccaaaacgaagagaaatcgCCACATAGAGATCGGTTAATGCTCCTAAGCCTTCTAAAGGCTAGCgacatttgcgctttactgaaaacaagatatattttgcatgtttccTCTTTTATAATGAATACCGTTCTGGTCTTCAGGGGTTTATAGGCCGTTAACGTACTcctatttgaaataatttctttttcgtttttggtTGCTTATCTTTATtattggaaatttatttttgtctaaTGTGAAACATTAGgcgaatttatttctgctcgtttttggtttaatgtggCTTTTcacttctttgaaaaactgatttgttggattttttgttttcatcaaCATTTATAAACAACTTTTAAGTAAGAAGTcccaataataatatttatcagaCATTGTTCACTGACTTTAAGCTTgtctcaaaaataataaattctaaCCTAATTAGGTTAAGGATTAATTGACGACCGGTCAACCGAGACCTtgcatttactactactactactttttagcaactcaatgcagcaccaagccgccatTGACCAACAGAGCGACCTTACATTTACAGCAACACTTCTTAGGCCCAGTCGTAATCTCTTATTTCCCGGCCATAGTTAAATTACAGCATCATATGCAAACAATATTGGTGAGTAATCGTTTGAAGGGAAGTGATTTCGATTATCAATTGTGTAAATAATAAAGAGTACCGGCCAAAGTGTAGATCCCTGAGAAATTCTACGATAACGTTCGAGCATGATAACAGTCAAACTTAATCAGGATTGAACTTGGaaatatttttgtgaaattaatAGTCTACTAGTATCAcaaaacaggaagggtgtgcgaaagcacaggatggctggccccaaccccccattgcatttcctggctgaagggccaagaaacggagatcagcaccgccggtacggactgtaaagtctaatgccgtatcctttaccttttttttagtattacaaATACTTGAGCTTGGTATCCAGAAGTCTTATTTGATAAGGGTCCCGTGTGTGAGGCCGTTATATTTGGACTTTATTTGCGGGCTATTTGTATAAAAGAAggtttttctttgaaagttcAGTCCTGATTAAGTTGTACCGTTATcatgctttcttttcaaatatgatTTCCCTTGAGCCTCCCCCTCAGAAATCACTTTTCTCGGAAGTTCCAACTTGATGAAAAGCATTTTATAAAAGTTCCAACTTGATCCTCAAGCTGTTGAGATAAAACATAGCATACTTACGAAACTAACAATAAAATGTGTAACCTATTCTGACACTTGTTAAGGGCGTCAAATCTGcctttgtaattaaataaaaaacaagtttttttttcgaccgAAAGCAAGGATCGACACTTAACTttaaacggacagaaattattacttacgacacgactgcctgtccatggattttTCATTATGGTTGAcagtgtatggctatgctgtttgacctatgtaattgtatggatgagtagggttaaggcctcattcaagtactgatctatattaatgactaatgtaggaaaacagtcttccttttctccttttgtcttttttctttctcttttgtgtgtgtttgtgctgttgcattggggatttctttattcattacataatatatatatatatatatatatatatatgtgtgtgtgtgtgtgtatctaTATGCAAGCATTGAGCCAAGTTCgtagcttgggggggggggggtcaaatcatTTTCAAAGACAGATATCTTATTAGATctttagactatgctgaatgAAAGagttatctcaaatttttgatcggacgaccTTGGGAAAAAGGGCCTGGGTGGGGGGCTAGCTActctccaatatttttgtcactcaaaagggcactagaaaattTGATTTCCGATAAAACGATCCCTCTACCGATCTTCTAGGGTCGCAGGTTCGTTAAGATCACCCttgagaaagacaaaaaacaaatacaaacatccgtgatcttgcttctgctaaaaaatgcaaaataccacatttttgtatatagaggcttgaaacctctacagtaagattgctgaatctgatggtgtggtgttcattaagatcacttaaTGTTTTGGGCctttctcccctttttcaaaaattaagacaaattttctcaggctcttaattTTTGATGGTCAACAGTAACTTGacgaattttatatattctgaGTAAGCATCAAAGTccgattcttttgttgtatccattgttatcaagactctatTTATTAGAGTTTTGGCTTGCATTCTTTTGAGCATCCAAAAACCAACTAAATGATCAAATTTATATCTCCAGAAAAATTGTTGTATTAACTGCTATGTAGTATATGATCACAGTCCTCAAGAGTAGCTATTAGCTGACAACATCTCACCGCCATCGTTACTTATCTACAGTATAGAAAGAGCAAGATGAAtcgttcatattttttttttgcattattagTCCTGTCACTAGCGATAAGTTATAAAACGATAAATTAAGGATAAATAATGTAATATTGATATATTAAAGAACAGAATAAACAGGGAGAAGTGAATTGATAAGTGCCACCAGAAAAACCCGAAAAAAGCGTGCAGCTGTTAACAAGCAGACAACTATAGTGGCTAATTCTTCAAGTCCTTATCGAAGATGTAGACTCCGAGGCCATCCCCGACACGTCGGAGCCTGGTAACATGGTGAGCTATTTTGTAAATAGACTCCACTTGCTCATCAAGGAACTCATCTTCCAAGTATTTTGTCAAATGCGGATCCTCGCGAGTTGATGCCACTTTGTGGAGTTTTAACAACGACTGAAATAGAAGAGATCACGTATGGTAATAAAGTTTCAAGAAGCATTCATTGAGGAATCTATGATCAAAAATCGGTTATTGTAGTTTCAGTTTACATTAATTGAGAGAGAATTAAATCAAATCCAGACAAATATCtagtataattttataaaagtaACATTTTAATCGAATTAAGAAGTTTGTTTGTGGCTCAAGTAGAGAACATATTGCATTAATCCTTTTAATAGTCTCTGATATTATGGGTAGTTCCTTTCTTTTTGTTGTATGTATAAACTACACTgtctaaaataatataaattttagtaaagcgcaaatagCGCTCTAGTCTTTACCCCTTCTCCTGTTAGTGGTAATTTTTGTactaagtttgacttgataattactgtttgttttgggtCTCGCTTATTTagtaacaaagttttttttcgtttaaagcTTGAATTACTATTTGACTTTAGTCTTGGGTGTATTTGGTTTAATGtagttatttacttttctttgaaaaactgcttttctaaaatttctttattattaatttatctgaaaaaagaGTTTACCAAATCTATTGTCTATTATGACCACATCTCTAATATATAACATGCGTAACCTTTAATAACATAGTCTCACTTTTCCGAACATTAAactaaataacaattttaatgatccaaaatattattactttattttttttgtctcgaTGGAAATAATAATCGGCTTGAATTCTTGAATATGTACAAAAAACCTGAGGCGAGACAAGTGTTCTTGCCCGTTTACACAAATTTAGAAATGTGATATCATATTACTGACCTATAAAACATCATACTGCCGTCGTTTccactttttaatttaatgtcagTCTCGGCAACTCAATAACAAGATATAATACGATAAAATTTAATGATAACAATATACATTTTGGTAAAATGCCATTCGCGGATTTAAACACATAACAAGTCACGAGCAGGTACACGTGATGCATTTTTgccttaaaaacaaattagaatcACGTTGTAATGTGTTATGGTGTGAAGTCTTtatcaagaaacagaaaaaataaaatttgaatcagAAATTTTTACTTCCGATTTCAGGATTCTTAATCAATGCATATTAAATTTGGTTCTCGACtcctaaaatatatttgaagtcaCATTTGCAACTTGTTCCATTCTGGTTTTTATATTTCTGTCTATTGGGGTCACTAACCAAATAGGATTACCTGGGATTATACATAGCTGATTTTCGATAATATATTCAGTACAATCATGTAAACGCTCtactttagtatatctttatgTTGAAGTATATCAACATAGGGAACAGCGACCTGAATCAAAGTGGTTCGTTTTATACCATTGCTCTTAGCCTTTATCCAAAGGTTATTAGACTTGCTAAAGTCGATTAGTCAGTAAGTTGTATAGAATGGTGTTCGCGATTTCTGAAAGTTGTATAGAATGGTGTTCGCGATTTCTGAAAGTTGACGACCTCTCAGTTTTCTGATAGATTAGCTGAAGTCTTCGCTCATTGTTCTCTTAGAAATTACCATTAGAACATTTTGTTTGTGTGAACTAGCGTCACCTGATATTGCGTGCTAGGCTTATGTACGCTGGAAATACAGGGaggtaatttgctatggggcaggggggcAACTACCCCTCCAAGACCtcggttcccccccccccaacgcttaaatttttttcttacaaaatcttgtcaaaactaatgtaaatctgcataattcaagcacaaacagaaacagatcagttttttagattttatttatatttatagtactataaagtacTTTTATAGTACCTTCATGGTAccaaatagtttttttagtctttactgttatttttacttgttttgggAAAATGGGCTCTgacttagccccccccccccacaattttgatgaaattacgccactgtgaAAAAACTGGGGAGCGAAATTATACTAAGAAACTTGTATCACAATTTATGGTGTtttatattacattttattgCCCATAACTATGCTTTTGCTTTGATGTTATCACATATCGGCTCATGGGGCATGTTCAGGGATAAGGCTTTCGATGGGGTCGCAGTTGTGAGATGTAGTACTCCAtatgggaaaaagaaaatagactCCGTGCTATGTcacaaaagcaaaatattctACAGCAAAAAATTAGTATCTTATTGTTCTACCTCATTGACGTCTTTTTCCATAGAGAGAGCGTCTTCCATAGCTTCAAGACAACTCCCCCACTCTTGCTTCATTGGCTTTTCAATCGGATGGTAGATTACTCTCCCTCCTCGTTTGTTGAGATATTTAATCAGTTTTTCCGCGTGTTCTCTCTCCTCTTTAGATGCTTCTTCGAAGAACTTAGCGAATCCTGGTGAAGCAACGTCATCACGGTCAAAGTAagtaaactgaaaaagaaatattaaaatctgtaatatgctaaaaaaaatagttaaaatactATATATCAGAATTCCGGTAAAATAGTGATAGAAGCAAATTTTTAGATGGGTCTCATATATAAAAACAGCGATTCAAAGAGAGGAAGTGGATCCAATGTTCCGCTAATTTATTCTGAGCCGCTATTCTGATATTCCTTTTTTATAGGGATTACTATAAAAACCTGTTTAATATTTTACAATAGTAAAACAGATTAGTTCATTTTGAGTTCAGCATTTTTGGAAGAGCTAACCTTGACCTACTCCACTGCTGTATCAATCAATATATAATAGCACGAAAATACCTGATATCCGCGCATATTCAAAACGTTCTTACTTTATCTCAGGATTAAATCGTAACAGCGCGACAACAGTACAAACTGTAATGAAAGTATTATTTTACgcaattttcttgaaatttataCTCATAGGGTTTAAGCTAACCATGCAGCGAAGGAATTCTTAATAATAGAGTTCTTGAACGCTGCCGCCATTTTGGCATATTATACATACATAAGCTACAACACTCGTGTTGCATCAAAGGGTTGTGTTGAAGTGTGATCTGATCCCCTAATTTTCATTTGAAGGGCGCGAGGGGCTTAATGATAGTCCTTTCAGCTAGTAATAAGCTGAAAAACATTTCTGAGTACCTTTTCACGTTTTAACGGGTCTAGATACGGCCTTGGGGATTGGTCACTTTATGTGCAGGGGTGTTTACAAAATAATCTTTGGTACCAGAAAGAAATTCTCTAGGGGGAGTTTGCAGCAAGTGAGATATTGTCTGGGATAAATTTCCCAGGGGAGAAGgattttacgtgggaggaactttccatggaataATTTTTCGCGGGTGCTAGATGGTTTTTTAGAACTAATAAACAGaacaatcagaaactaaataaaaaatcaagttgtatctactgaaaataaggagcaacacaaaacttcaaacgagcaaaaattattctgtaaattAGGTGATCCTCCCCCTCCTCTCTAAGCAGAAGTTCAACCTTTGGTCTCAATTCTACAAGAACCACTCCTGAAAGAAGGGATTTTTAATTACAGCCAGTAGCTTTCTTAAGTgctaaaaagctttagcatgAAGAGAGGGGTGTAGCGGAGGGGGCagcacccctcatatacggaacaatttctgttcgttttaagctttaacgttgctcttactttcagtaaatttgttttttaatttaattttatgctAAACCAACATTTATGTGAAATGAACATAACAAGTTTTGCCAAAGATTGAGCAATTTCTTCATATATCATCCCTTGCTGAATATTACGCAGCTAGTGAAAAACACTTGGAGGAaacaaaattggcaaaaaagAGAGGAAGGTGGATTTAACAGATGGTCATAAAAACCTCATA is a window of Artemia franciscana chromosome 7, ASM3288406v1, whole genome shotgun sequence DNA encoding:
- the LOC136028863 gene encoding soma ferritin-like; amino-acid sequence: MALSRCRQNFHEESEAAINKQINMELYASYAYLAMFTYFDRDDVASPGFAKFFEEASKEEREHAEKLIKYLNKRGGRVIYHPIEKPMKQEWGSCLEAMEDALSMEKDVNESLLKLHKVASTREDPHLTKYLEDEFLDEQVESIYKIAHHVTRLRRVGDGLGVYIFDKDLKN